Genomic window (Myxocyprinus asiaticus isolate MX2 ecotype Aquarium Trade chromosome 50, UBuf_Myxa_2, whole genome shotgun sequence):
AGGCTCGACAGGCTAGTGGAACCACTTAAAGCTACATGTACTACAAAGGTAAGATCTAACCTGATGATAAGAGTGTTAAAGGTGTGATCTAAGAACATATCATTCATGGCTGTACCAGAAAATTTACGTAAAATGATCTACACCCATTTGACCTTTTCTTTGAAGTGTCACTTAAAAATCATATCACAATGCTTGATGTGTCACTCTACACTAGAGCAATATGtagctgattaaatatttttgaaGAGCATTTAGAAGAAATTTAGATATTccccataaaaaaattaattttataacaCTGAGATTCTATAACATTTCTCTGACTGTTCCAGGCCTAGAAAACAATTATAAATTTGATATTTCCAGGATTATCATGATTGAGAATCCTGAACCATGGAGTTTACCAATAAATTTGTTAtgttttaatacttaagtaaatCTCATTTGATCATGTGAATATTAAGGTTAAAGCTGGCTCAGTGAAGCAGGAGTTTGAGAAACAGGAAGAGCTGAGGCGTTCTGCCATGCGCGCTGTCGCCGCCCTGCTGTCCATCAGTGAGGTGGAAAAGAGCCCTGCTATGGCCGAATTTGCCAATCAGATCAAAAGCAATGCAGAAATGGCAACCATCTTCGAGAGCCTTCAAGGAGACCCCTTAACAGGAGCCGTGGAATCCATGGACACTAGTTAGGGCTCTTAACTACAGTCACCCATTTAGTTTGGTTATGGAAAATGCAATGgaccttttacaattttgttgtaaaaaaataaagaccTAAAAATAGTCAAAGCTTGATTAATTTCCCCACATTTGACAAACTATAAAACTTGTATCCATGGTAGACAAAATGAAAGGAGTCTGTACACGCAAAAGTGGTTTTACATTTTTTCACTTTATTGAAAACAAGATTATTCGTTCTCCTCGCTGCGCAGTCTGGCATTGGGGTTTGTGACCTTAATGGCCAGCTGAGCGGCCCTCTCCACAATAAGCTTCCTGTTCTTTGAGGACACGTTATGGGCGATTTCTGCGCAATGGCTCCTGAAGAGAAAGACACCTTAAAGTTACCATATATTCTTGTTTAAAAACACTAACCGCTTTTCAGCAATAATTAGAAAATGCAACATcgcataaaacaaaataatagtaAACCATAGTAAAACATCAGTTAACTAATATCCTTTTGAAACTTTTCATTCTTACTTGTTGCTCATCATGAGGACTTCAAGTTCCTTGATATTGTGGACCAAGAACTTCCTGAACCCAGAGGGCAACATGTGTTTGGTCTTCTTGTTGCTTCCATAACCGATGTTAGGCATCAACATCTGACCCTTGAAGCGCCGGCGCACTCTGTTGTCAATACCTCTGGGCTTCCTCCAGTTTTTCTACAAAAGGAATTGCACGTTAAATCACATTCTTACAGAAGCCTCAATCAACTACCAGTTTACTTCTAGCAGCGGTTGAAAAAGTGCGATGCAAACTTTATCAAGCTCTTTTAAAAAGAGCTTTGcatgttaatgttttttgttCTGAATACAGATTTCTCTGTTCCAAAGTCATAGGCCTTGATATTAATcagggatgcactgatccgatacTGATGTTAACACGaatgggtatcggtccgacgagcccgatcaaAATCCAATATGGTGTTAATCAATGGTTGTTACCGTCAAGTAGTTCAATAGTTCGTTCGTTATAACATGCACTGAGATCGGAACCAGACGAGCAATTCAccagattttttatgaaaagcAAAATTTACACTTATTGTGCACTAGCTGACACACAGACAATGTCAAATatcaagtgtcaaaataaaagccccagggttttaaagttaaagctgatgtaacatttttcagtgttaaaatacttctatcccagcttaatatgcagagacaataaataagccatttataggttaattttctcataaGGATGTGATGATATTTGGTTATACGGTATATTGCGGTAAATAACATGCACTATATTGTTATCGTGGGCACTTAAATGCTGCAAATTCTAGATAATTTGATTTCTGATCACACAGTAGTCCCCCCCCCCAATCAAcgaatcaagattcacaacactgtGTACATAGCACAAATGTCACATGCGCACTCTGATTTAAACAAACCAGCGTGGAAGAGAAACGTGGCTGAATGAGGAACTCTGCCGACCCTTTATCCGCATTCTAACAGGGTTAAGTTGGTATagtggaagtattttgggttccataaTAATGCAGAGGGATTGTTGGTTGGAGATGGTTTCTATTTGTGTAAAACGTGTGGGAGAAAAGTGGCAGCGAAACTGCCGTGGACATGTCTGCTCATCTGCGGGACAATCATTGCATTCAATCCAGCAATataaaggcaagttgtgacaGCTCTGCTcgtttttccaaactgtttttgaaatcTGAGAgacaacacttaaaggaatagttcacccaaaaatgaaaatttgctgataatttactcaccctcaggccatccaagatgtatcggagtttctttcttcatcaaaacagaatttaagacttttaggatttcatttcaggcctcctcctttaaacagtaCAAgcgaatgtactccattttttgactgtccaaaatgcatatttagggtgcatcaaaataatccacatgactccagtcgacatataaagttcttctgaatgcaaatgattgtttttctaaaaaaattcttaaatactttttaactacaaatgttcgcttccgtacatctgtgacgtgcgctcatgagagggatgacgtaagcttgttggtaaggtcatgcgtcacgtggagtcaggaagcacgtcattttTAACAAGAGAAACTtgcgctgttcacaaaccaaaacagtccaaaacaatttaaaaataatataaaataaatcatttccaaataataaaaatgtaaacaatgatgcgcttcctgactcctccacatgaccttacgtcatccctctcatgagcgcatgtcacagatgtacggaagcgaacatttgtagttaagaagtatttaagtattgttttgtttctaaaaaataatcatttgcgttcggaagaactttatttgtcgactggagtcgtgtggattattttgattcaccctatatatgcattttgcactgtccaaaaaatggaggacattcacttgcattgtttagagaaggcggcctgaaatgaaatcctaaaagtcttcaatTCTGCTTTGATgaagaaaatcagatttgggtgaactattcctttgaagagACAAATAGCTAAGTGACAACTAAGATGACAAAGTGAAATcttgttgccatttgcagatgTGTAGCTTGCTTTCTAGTGGCAAGAAGAGTAGTTCGCTAAAACTCCGCTAGCTACACCACAACATTTGCATCTCGtagtaacaaaataaaatacagttggaATCAGATAATACTAAGTCCTGTAATTAATAAAGGCAATGTtgcacaatgatgatttcaatattaatttcAAGTTGGAACAACAAACAATCGTATGTTGCCATACAGTGTGAGTGAACTTGCAGTTATTAAAGTTGTAGCTAGCGCTTAGCTATATTAGCAACTGCTTGCTatccagaaaaacaaaaaacatgcatactattgttgtagCCTAGTAGCTGGCTTTATAAAAATTAGTTTAGCCTCACTTCAACATTAGCCTCAAGACAAGGTCTGTCCTGATCTGTAATGATCAGTGGCCCTTCGGCAgaataatcatttaaatattaagacatcaaCGTAATGTTATATTTGGCTATGCATCTATGGTTTGATGGTAGTTTTTTTAACGTtcagggttcttttcaaagttctttgttatctgttcatttaaaggccagtttggtattgaaaatgtaattaaactttaataagagaacaaaaataaagtttgttCAACCTGTTTTTGTAATATAATTCAATACCGTGATAATACTGTATACCGTGATAAAAGCCTCAGCAATTATTGTGACATGAAAATTTGATACTGTCACATGCCTATTTCTCACACTGTAAATGcggtctctgtggcgctataaaaatagctctgtttgttttgagcaggcCGCTTGGATCCAGCCCaccaacattactcaaccaatgatgtaagttgggggcaggactatctcttgGTTTGACCAGTGGCAGATGGGGACGTACAcacaaagctgttttgaaaacaaagtttgttTGTAATTCC
Coding sequences:
- the LOC127439105 gene encoding 60S ribosomal protein L32-like, with amino-acid sequence MPALRPLTKPEIVKKRTKKFIRHQSDRYVKIKKNWRKPRGIDNRVRRRFKGQMLMPNIGYGSNKKTKHMLPSGFRKFLVHNIKELEVLMMSNKSHCAEIAHNVSSKNRKLIVERAAQLAIKVTNPNARLRSEENE